Genomic segment of Glutamicibacter sp. JL.03c:
TTCCCACACGGCGTCCCACCAGCCATCGCTTCCCTCGCCAGCGACCGCCAGGGCGATAGCTTCCTTGGTTCGCTCGATCGAGTACTGCGAGTTGGCGTGCAGTTCTTCCAGCAGCTGCGCCAGCTGGGTTTCGAGATCGGCCTGCGGAACCACCCGCGTGAACAGGCCCCAGCTGGTGATGTCCCCCGCCGGCAGCCGGGCGCCGGAAAACAAGAGGTACTTGGCTCGGTGCTCCCCCACGGTGCGCACCAGCCTTTCGATCCCCGGGCGCGGGAAGAGCAGCCCGATCTTGGCCGGGGTGATCGCCAGGCGCACCTGGTCGCTGGCCAGCTGGATGTCGCAGGCCGAGGCGAGCTGCCATCCGCCGCCATAGCAGTTGCCTTCCACCACCGCGATGGTGGCTTTGCCGCAGGCCTGGATACTGCGGTCCACCAGATCAAAGTGGTTAATGAGCGCGCTTTGCTCATCGGGATCAAAGAGCACCCGATCCATCTGGTCGATGGCGATCCCGGAGCAGAAGCTGGAGCCCACGCCACGCAGCACGATGGTGCGCACCGCCGGATCGGCAGCCAGGGTGGCGAAGGCGCCCACCAGCTGCAGGCACATGTCCTTGGTCAGCGCGTTGTACTGTGCGGGGTTATCCAGCATGACGGTGGCATTCGAATTCTCGATGCCCACCGTGATGCGTCCTGCCTGTGCCATCGAGTCCTCCCGCGTTCGCGCGCTGATCCACTTCCCACCGTGCCACACTGGGTGGGTGGATACACAGATTATTTACACAATTCTTGCTGGAATCTTGCTGGTCATTTCGGCCTTTGGCACGATCTTCCCGGTACTGCCCGGTTCCCTGCTAACCATCGGCACCCTGCTGGGGTGGGGCTGGCTGCTCGGTTCGCCGGCCTCCTGGTGGGCTGCCGGCCTGGGCATGGCCATCGCGGTGCTGGGCTGGTCGGCCTCGGCGGTGCTCACCGGCAAAAAGCTCAAAGAGCATCAGGTCCCCAAGGGCTCGATCCTCTTTGCGGTCATCGGCGCCATTGCCGGCGCCTTCATCATCCCGGTGCTGGGGCTGTTCATCGGTTTTGCGGTGGGGCTCTTCGCCGGGGAAAGCGTGCGTCGCCGCGAAGTCTCCGGTGCGTTCAGCTCCTCGTGGGCGGCGCTGAAGGCCATGGGATTGGGGATCGTGGTGGAGTTCGGCTGCGTGCTGCTGGCCTCGTCCATCTGGGTCATCGGCCTGATTGCCCACTTCGCGACCCGCTAGATCCACCCCTGCTCGTGAGCCGTGCGGGCCGCTTCAATCCGATTCGCCGTCTGGGTCTTGCCGATGGCGTTGGACAGGTGGTTGCGCACCGTCCCGGCGGAGAGGTGCACCAGCGCAGCGATCTGCGAGACCGGTGCCCCGCTGGCCGCGTGGGCCAGTATTTCCCGTTCACGCTCGGTGAGCGGGTTGCGCCGGGCCTCAACACTGAGCATCGCCCGTTGCGGATCGATGATCTTATCCCCGGCATGCACCTTGCGGATGGCCGCGGCCAATTCGGCCGGTGGCGCATCCTTGACAAGAAACCCGCTGGCTCCGGCTTCAAAGGCCTGCCGAAAGTATCCGGGACGATCAAAAGTGGTCAGGATCAGCACCTTGACTTCGGGGTGCGTCCGCTGCAACGTCGCCGCCAGGCTCAGGCCATCAAGCCGGGGCATCTGGATATCAAGCAGGGCCACATCCACCGGGTGCGAAGCCAGGGCCCCCGGCACCTGATCGCCGTCGGCGCATTCCGCGACCACCTCAAGGTCGGCTTCCAGGTTCAGCAGGGCCGCGAGGGCCCCACGCACCAGGTGCTGGTCATCAGCGATTAATACCCTGATCATGCGGTCTCCTGGCTGCTGTGGTGAAAGGTCAATTGCACCAGTGTGCCACCCATGCCCGAGGCTTCCACTAGGGCGGTGGCCCCGATCTGCCGGGCCCGCTCCTGCATGCCTCGAATACCGTGGCCGGCAACGCTGGCGCCCAGGCCATCCCCGTCATCATCCACGCTCACGTGGTCTGCGCCAAAGTGGATGCGCAGGGCACTGGCGTGCGCATGCCGCAGGACATTGGTCAGGGCTTCGCGCAGGATCCAGGCCGTGTGCGATCTGAATCGCAGCGGGATCACGTCTGGATTGCCGACCACTGTGAAGCTCAGGCCGTTGTCCTGGCAGGCTTGGCGCAGCTGGGCCAGTTCGGCGTGCAGATCCTGCCGGTTCAGCCCCTGCACCGTGGTGCGCACAGAGTCCAGGGCCTGCACTGCCAGATCGGACAGCTGCTGCATTTCGGCGCGAGCCCCCTCGTACTGCTGGGCATCCAGCAACCGCATCGCCAGCTGCGCCTTGAGATTGAGCGCGGTGAGCGAGTGGCCGATTCCGTCATGAACATCCCGTGCGACACGCTCCTGCTCGGCAACCACCAGATAGTCGGCACGCATCTCTTCGGCTGCCACCGCCCGGGTAATGGCTGCCACGGTGATCGCGTACACAACCATCATGACCAGATTCAGTCCGATCAGGAACAACGAGTCCCTGAACTGTCGCAGGACCAACGGCAGGATCAAGCAGATCAGCGCCGCCACGGTGTAGGTCGCAATGGTCCATTTCTTGGTCAGCAGGAACGCGGCATAGGACGTGACAAAAGGCATCAGGCCCAGTGAGCTGACCCCGGCGACAGGAATCGCCAGCACAAGGATCAGCGCCAGGATGGTGAAGCTCGCCAAGGCCATGGAATCCCTGGTCCCGCCTTGCCCGACCACCCATGAGTACTTGGCGTAAGCGTGCAGGTACACCGCGGCAAATACGCCCACGAGCGCCAGCCCGATGACCCTCACCGGCATCGGGTACGGCGTATTGACCAGATCCAGAATCGGGAAGATCAAGAAGACGACCCACACACCGGAGATGAGCCAGCCCCGGCGCTTCCAGAACTGCTGTTCATCTTCGAGTGCGTTCTCTTGCCCCGGGCTCATTGGCGCGCCTTGGACCTGCGCGTGGCGAATACCGCGAAGACGGCGAAGATCATTGCCCATAGCACTAGGTTAGTGGCCATCATCCATAATGGGTCCGGTGCCATGGGCACACCGTCAGGAATATCCTTGAGCAGCGGGTACCGCGCCAATGCGACGTAGCCAAACATCGGGGTAAACCGGGCCGCATCAAGCATGGCCCCTTCCAAGGGCATGAACACGTTGCCGAAGAATGCGAAGAACACCATGAGCCCGGAGGCCAGGCCCAGGGCAGATTCTGATTTGAACATCATGCCCACACCAATGCCGTAGCAAGCGAACATCATCGCTCCGATCAAGGTGATCAGATAGCTGATGCCCCAAATCCACGACTCGTTCACTCTCGCCCCGGTGATGGCCCCCAAGGCAAAAACGATCGCCGCTGAGACCGCGGCTACCGTGGCGGCGACGATCATCTTGCTGCCGACGAATGCTGCGGGCGGCATTTTGGTCAAGGCTATTTGCCGCCCCCAACCCTGCATGATCTCCGTGGCCACAGTCCCGGCGATGGACACGGTGCTCACCGCAGCCCCATAGGCGGCCATGGAGATCATGAGATAGAACTTGACGTTGCCGGCGCCGAGGTCCGATTCGGTGTAGCTGGGTATATTGCCGAAAAGAATATACATGGCGGCCGGTAGCAGCAACGCGAAAATAAGGTTGTAGCCGTCGCGAAAGTGCCGGGCGAATTCGACCCGGATATACGTTGCCATCATGATGCGTCCTGGGTGAGTTGGATAAATGCGTCTTCCAGGCTCGGGGAAGCAATCTCGATGTCCCTGGCCCGATACTGCTGCAACAAGGCCAGCGCGAACTGGTCGGAGTCGGCGCAGTGGAAGTGGTAGCGCAGGCCATGGCGTTCATTCAAGGACACCGACTCATCGAATCCAAGGGCCAACTGGGCCTCAGATTCCGAGGGGAACGTCGCGCTAATGGATCTGCCGGAGATGAGCTGGCGCAATTCCTCGGTGGCGCCATCGGCCACGATGTTCCCTTGGCTCATCAGCACGGTACGCTCGGCGAAGGCCTGCGCCTCTTCTAAGTAGTGCGTGGCGAAAATGATGGTTCGACCGTCGGTAGCTTCACTGCGCATGGTTTGCCAGAACTCGCGGCGCGCCATCACGTCCATTCCGGCCGTGGGCTCGTCAAGGATCAACACGTCGGGATCCGGCAGCAGTGCCAGTGCGAATTTGATTCGTTGTTGCTCGCCGCCGGAGCACTTGCCCACCTTGCGTTGAGCGATTTTTGCCAGACCGGCCCGCTCCATGACCTCCTGGACGCGGTCGGCCCTGGCATGCATCTTGCCGATGACTTTCACGGTTTCCTGCACGGTCAGGTCGCGCAGCAAGCCTCCGGTTTGCAGGACTGCTGAAACTTGGCCGGCAGTGATCGCCTGGCGGGGTGGACGCCCCATGACGTGAACTGTGCCATCGGTGGGTTCGGTGAGCCCGAGGATCATGTCCACCGTCGTCGTCTTGCCTGCCCCGTTGGGTCCGAGCAATGCGACGATGTGGCCCTGGGCAATTTGAAGACTGATGCCTTTAACTGCTTCGACTCTGCCGTGCTGGGAGACAAAGGTCTTCCTCACCGCCGACAGCGATATGGCCTCGGCTTGCGTTCGTGTTTCCATAATTCAATTCTCGGTGTCATCATCGGCTTCCAGAAGAGCGGATTGTCATGTTCTGCCCATGACCGATGTCATGGGTCGGGAAAGAAAGTTGCAACAAAACAACCATCTGGCCTGAAGGTTTATCTTCCCTGTGATTTTGGTAACGTCATCCCGGCCTTGTTCAAGAGCGGTTCAAGATGCATCGGTACGGGTCAACGAACAAAATGCCGATATCCCCTTGGCGATCAGGGAATCCGGCCTGCGATCTTCCGGATAGCCCTATGGGAAACTCACAGCGGCATCCCGTAGGATTTTTCCTGTGCTAGATCAATCATCTTTTCTTTCTTTCGTGACGGATTACGCCCAGCCGACCATCGGCGCCGCGTTCCTGCCAGATTGGCTGAACCCGGCGGTCTTCCTGAATAACCCGGAACTCGGGCCGTGGGTTGTCTTGCTGGTCTGCGCCATTGTCTTCGCCGAGACCGGGTTGCTCGTGGGTTTCTTCCTGCCTGGCGACTCGATGCTCTTCACCGTAGGCATGCTCATCGCCACCGGCACCATCCACGTGCCATTGTGGCTCTTTGCCCTGGCAATCTTCGTCTGCGCGTTCGCCGGCGACCAAACCGGCTACATCATCGGCCGGAAGTCCGGCCCGGCCATTTTCAAGAGGCCCGATTCGCGTTTCTTTTCGCAGAAGAATGTTGAGCGAGCCCACCAATTCTTCGAGAAGTACGGCGGACGCGCGGTCATTCTGGCACGCTTTGTCCCCGTGGTTCGCACCTTTGTCCCGGTCATCGCTGGTGTCGCGAAGATGGATCACAAGACTTTCGTCAGCTTCAATCTGATTGGCGCCGCGCTCTGGGGTATCGGCGTGACCCTGCTGGGTTACTGGCTGGGCCAGTTCACGTGGATCGAAGAGAACATTGACATCATCTTCATCCTGATTGTTCTCATCTCGGTGATCCCCATTGGCATCGAATTGCTCAAGGCCCGCAAGCCACACAAGAAGATCGAAGACTAGTTTCTAAGCACTTCGGCGGCCAAAACGGCCGCCACCCCACTGTACGCCGTGGCGCATCAACCAATTTTCGCAAGGTTGAATGGTGCCGCGGCGTACCCCTTTGCAGACCAGGTCCTCGCCCGCATCGATCAGGCGCATCGCTTCAGTGGTCGCCGGGCGCACCACGTTCAGCAGGACTTCGCAATCGCAATATCCACCGAGCACACGCATTTTCTTCTCCAGCGCGCAGGCTCTCGGAGCGCATTCATCACGATAAAAACTGAGCATCCGCAAGCTTCCATCGCAGGCCACATCCGAGGCCACCCGATAGAGGTAGCACGGCAAGCATTCGTGGATCACTGGCCTGGGCAATTCGGACATCTGAACTCCTTAGCGCTGTAGTGGCGAGGGCGGTGCCTTCACCGCTCTCGCCACTACTGTCCAACGCCGAAGTCGCCCCGCACCATCATGGTCCACGAACTGTGAACATCTAGCTCGCCGCGAGGCTCCGCCGCAGGAAAGCATCCACCCGTTCCAAGGCCTCGGCCACGCGCTCATAGCCGGCGGCGAAGGACAGCCGGATGAACAGGTGGCCTTCGAAGGGGTCAAAGTCCCCGCCCGGAGTCAGGGCAACGTGCGCATTGTCCAAAACTTCCTGGCAGTAGCCGGACGCCGAACCAAAATGATCCAGTATCTCTGGGGCGAGCTTGCCATAAAGGTAGAACGCCCCGTCTGCAGGCGCAGCCTGTTCGATACCCAGCTTCTCGAAATTCCCCAGCACCAGCTGGCGGGTCCGCGCGAATTCCCTGACCCGCGCGTCGGCCTCGTCCAGGCTCTGCGGGGTGAAGGCGGCGACCGCGGCACGCTGGGCCGGGGCGGGCGCGCAGAGTGCCAGGTTGGAGGCCAGCGCATCCACGGCGGGCAGCAGATCGTCGGGAACGATCATCCAGCCCAGGCGCCATCCGGTCATGCCCCAGTACTTGGAGAAGGACGAGACCACCAATGAGGTCTGGGAAAACTCCCATGAGGTGTGTCCCTGGCGCTGGGGATCGAATTCTATGCCGTGGTAGATTTCGTCGCTGATCAGCCGGACATCATGTGCTTGGCACCATTGGGCCAGCAGTTGCAGTTCCTGGGCGCTGAACATCGTGCCGGTGGGGTTATTCGGCGAAGCCACCACCAGCCCGTCAAGGCGTCCGTGCTCCGCCAGGACCTGTTCAAGATTCGCGATGGTCGGCTGGAAGCGTTGCTCCGCAGTAGTCGGCAGATCCACCACCGCCAGGCCCAGGGCGCGAAGAATATTGGCATAGGCCGGATAACCGGGTCGGGCCAGCGCCACCACATCCCCCGCGTCGAAAGCGGCAAGGAAAGCCAGCTGGAAGGCGCCGGAGGATCCGGTGGTCATCACGAAATTCTTCGCCGGGATCTGCACGCCGTATCGGCGGTGATAGTGCTCGGCGAGGGCTTCGCGGGTTACGGCCAGCCCTGCCGTGGAGGTATAGCCGAAGTCGGCCTGCTCGCCATGCAGCTGCGCCGCAAGCTGGTTGACCGCGGCCGGCGCTCCGCCGCCAGGTTCGCCGACGCACAGGGAGATCACGTCGTAGCCGGCCTGTCGCATCTGGCTGACCTGTTCGACGATCTGCATCACTTCAAAGGGTGCGACCTGGGCACGCCGGGATACCTGCACTATAGCGTCCTCACGAGTTGGTGGCGCGGATCGCTCCGCATGGCTACTCCAGCAGTCCATGCTACCTTGGCTATCCCGGCGGCCAGCTGGTGGCTATACCGGCTGGCGGCGCACCGCCCGTGTCACGGTCTTGGCCAGCATCAATACCAGCAGCAGGATTCCCACGTAGCCATTGACGACATACACCAGATTGACCATCTGCGAAAACGACAGCAGCAGGCCGATGATGGTGCCCAGCAAGGCCAGCCCGACGGTGAGGTATTTGAAGCCGGTCGTCTTGTCTGCATAGAAACGAGAAGAAACTGTCCAGAGCAGGGGTACCGCGGTGGTGTAGATTCCCGCCAGGATCATGACTGAAATGCCCGCGGCAAGCACCGGATTGATATCGGAGGCCAGGACCAGCATCGGAATTTCCGTTCCCCCGACCCGCGTGATGTTAGCCAGCAATCCCAGGCCTACGATGACGCAAGCCAGTGAGAAGACGGTTGAACCGGTCAGCGCACCTGCGACGGCTTCCTTGCGATTGCGCGCGGTCTTGCCCAGCGCGGTCAGGAACGCAGCCAGCCACAGCATGCAAAAGCCCACGTAGGACAGCCCGGACATGAACCAGTTGGTTGAGGCTTGTGTCAGCTCAAGGGTTGGCAACAGGGCCTGGCCTTCGGCGATTCCACTGGGATTGCGCAGGATGCCCAGCAGCCCCAGGCTGATGGCCACCACCACGATCAACGGGCCGATCTTGCCGATGACGTCCACCAGGTTCTTCAGGCCGAACCAGACACTCAGGCCTACCACGACCGCCAGCCCAATGCCTCCAAAGTATTTGGACAGTCCGTAATGCTCCTCGAATACCGCACCGGCACCGGCCACCATGACGGTGAAGCTCAGGAAGACGAAAAGGATGGAGAAGTAGTCGAAGAAGGTGCCCAGGTATTTACCGCAGTAGTAGTGGAAGATCCTTGATGGCTTCTCGAACTTCCGGGCTTGCCCCACGATGAAGAACTCAACGGCCACGTAGCCCATGAGTATCAGCACCAGCAGACCTGTGCCAAATATGCCTGCGTATCCGTAGGAACTGAAATACTGCAAGATCTCTTGGCCCGTGGCGAATCCCGAACCGATGAGGAAGGCGATGATTGCGCCGGCGTAGGTGAGGATGCGCAGCATTCTCCCCTTGGTTCCGACGGCCGAAAGTTCTTGCGATGAGGTTTGACTACCCACATGGACCCCTTGTGACGAAGCTAACAACGTACCTGATATATCAGTATCACATCAAAGGTATTCGGGTAAATAGTTTGCGTCAACAGTTTTGCGGAGGTGCGCAAAATAGTTTTCACGTCGGTAACATCCCTGACCAACGGCGGACAAATATCGCTCCAAGTCATTGTGGGTGACGCGGAATTTCTGGAGACTGGTACCAGAGAGCGATCGGCAGCTGCTGGTTTCTGGCGGACGCCGGCCGCCAGCAGCGCCGGCACCGGAATTCTAAGGACGATCAGTGAGCAAAGACAGAGTATTTGAAGCAGTAGTCGGCAAAGAGGGCGGATGGTGGAACATCTGGGTCCCAGAAATCGACCAGGTGACTTGCACCCGGAAATCGCGCAAGATCGCCAGCTACACCCGAACCCTGATTGCCGCGGTGCTGGGAATCCCCGAATCCTCGTTCCGGGTCGAACGGGAAATGGTCAGCGCCGCGGAATTCGAGCGGCGCTATACCGCGGCAGTGCGCGGCACCGATGCGCAGGAAAAACTGTAGGCGCGTGCAGCAAGCCTCGCTTAAGCAGGAATCGGGGCCGTGAGGCCCCGATTCCTGTGATGCGCTACTTGTCGCCGTCGGCCGCCAGCTGGCCGCAAGCGCCGTCGATTTCCTTGCCGCGGGTATCACGCAACGTGGTTGGCACGCCGAGCTCATCGAGCCGGCGAACGAACTTCGAGGTGATATCCGGCTCGCTGCGGGTCCAGATGGAACCGGGAACCGGGTTCAGCGGAATCGGGTTCACGTGGGCCCAGCCGCGTCCGCGGGCGTTGAGCTTCTTGGCCAGCATTTCGGCACGCCACTCGTGATCGTTCATGTCCTTGATCAGCGCGTACTCGATGGAGACACGGCGACCGGTCTTCACGTAGTAGTCGTACGCGGCATCCAGTGCTTCGTCGACCTTCCAGCGCGAGTTGACCGGGATCAGCTCGTCGCGCAGTTCGTCATCCGGCGCATGCAGGGACAGCGCGAAGGTCACCGGGACGTTCTCGTCGGCCAGCTTGCGGATGGCTGGAACCAGGCCCACGGTGGACACGGTGATGCCGCGGGCGCTCATGCCCAGGCCCTCAGGCGCTTCGGCAACCATGCGGTGCACGGCGTTCATGACGCGCTTGTAGTTGGCCAGCGGCTCGCCCATGCCCATGAACACGATGTTGCCAACGCGCTCATCAGGGTGCTTCTGGCCGCCCAGGCCGCCTTCGGCGATCACGCGGTTGGCCTGGACGATCTGGTCCAGGATCTCCGCGGTGGACATGTTGCGGGTCAGGCCTGCCTGGC
This window contains:
- a CDS encoding enoyl-CoA hydratase/isomerase family protein, with amino-acid sequence MAQAGRITVGIENSNATVMLDNPAQYNALTKDMCLQLVGAFATLAADPAVRTIVLRGVGSSFCSGIAIDQMDRVLFDPDEQSALINHFDLVDRSIQACGKATIAVVEGNCYGGGWQLASACDIQLASDQVRLAITPAKIGLLFPRPGIERLVRTVGEHRAKYLLFSGARLPAGDITSWGLFTRVVPQADLETQLAQLLEELHANSQYSIERTKEAIALAVAGEGSDGWWDAVWEENAGNADLAEGRAAFLAHRAPKFSS
- a CDS encoding DUF456 domain-containing protein; translation: MDTQIIYTILAGILLVISAFGTIFPVLPGSLLTIGTLLGWGWLLGSPASWWAAGLGMAIAVLGWSASAVLTGKKLKEHQVPKGSILFAVIGAIAGAFIIPVLGLFIGFAVGLFAGESVRRREVSGAFSSSWAALKAMGLGIVVEFGCVLLASSIWVIGLIAHFATR
- a CDS encoding response regulator transcription factor, translated to MIRVLIADDQHLVRGALAALLNLEADLEVVAECADGDQVPGALASHPVDVALLDIQMPRLDGLSLAATLQRTHPEVKVLILTTFDRPGYFRQAFEAGASGFLVKDAPPAELAAAIRKVHAGDKIIDPQRAMLSVEARRNPLTEREREILAHAASGAPVSQIAALVHLSAGTVRNHLSNAIGKTQTANRIEAARTAHEQGWI
- a CDS encoding sensor histidine kinase, encoding MGNDLRRLRGIRHAQVQGAPMSPGQENALEDEQQFWKRRGWLISGVWVVFLIFPILDLVNTPYPMPVRVIGLALVGVFAAVYLHAYAKYSWVVGQGGTRDSMALASFTILALILVLAIPVAGVSSLGLMPFVTSYAAFLLTKKWTIATYTVAALICLILPLVLRQFRDSLFLIGLNLVMMVVYAITVAAITRAVAAEEMRADYLVVAEQERVARDVHDGIGHSLTALNLKAQLAMRLLDAQQYEGARAEMQQLSDLAVQALDSVRTTVQGLNRQDLHAELAQLRQACQDNGLSFTVVGNPDVIPLRFRSHTAWILREALTNVLRHAHASALRIHFGADHVSVDDDGDGLGASVAGHGIRGMQERARQIGATALVEASGMGGTLVQLTFHHSSQETA
- a CDS encoding ABC transporter permease, with protein sequence MMATYIRVEFARHFRDGYNLIFALLLPAAMYILFGNIPSYTESDLGAGNVKFYLMISMAAYGAAVSTVSIAGTVATEIMQGWGRQIALTKMPPAAFVGSKMIVAATVAAVSAAIVFALGAITGARVNESWIWGISYLITLIGAMMFACYGIGVGMMFKSESALGLASGLMVFFAFFGNVFMPLEGAMLDAARFTPMFGYVALARYPLLKDIPDGVPMAPDPLWMMATNLVLWAMIFAVFAVFATRRSKARQ
- a CDS encoding ABC transporter ATP-binding protein, with the protein product METRTQAEAISLSAVRKTFVSQHGRVEAVKGISLQIAQGHIVALLGPNGAGKTTTVDMILGLTEPTDGTVHVMGRPPRQAITAGQVSAVLQTGGLLRDLTVQETVKVIGKMHARADRVQEVMERAGLAKIAQRKVGKCSGGEQQRIKFALALLPDPDVLILDEPTAGMDVMARREFWQTMRSEATDGRTIIFATHYLEEAQAFAERTVLMSQGNIVADGATEELRQLISGRSISATFPSESEAQLALGFDESVSLNERHGLRYHFHCADSDQFALALLQQYRARDIEIASPSLEDAFIQLTQDAS
- a CDS encoding DedA family protein, with the translated sequence MTDYAQPTIGAAFLPDWLNPAVFLNNPELGPWVVLLVCAIVFAETGLLVGFFLPGDSMLFTVGMLIATGTIHVPLWLFALAIFVCAFAGDQTGYIIGRKSGPAIFKRPDSRFFSQKNVERAHQFFEKYGGRAVILARFVPVVRTFVPVIAGVAKMDHKTFVSFNLIGAALWGIGVTLLGYWLGQFTWIEENIDIIFILIVLISVIPIGIELLKARKPHKKIED
- a CDS encoding DUF2695 domain-containing protein, whose amino-acid sequence is MSELPRPVIHECLPCYLYRVASDVACDGSLRMLSFYRDECAPRACALEKKMRVLGGYCDCEVLLNVVRPATTEAMRLIDAGEDLVCKGVRRGTIQPCENWLMRHGVQWGGGRFGRRSA
- a CDS encoding pyridoxal phosphate-dependent aminotransferase, which encodes MQVSRRAQVAPFEVMQIVEQVSQMRQAGYDVISLCVGEPGGGAPAAVNQLAAQLHGEQADFGYTSTAGLAVTREALAEHYHRRYGVQIPAKNFVMTTGSSGAFQLAFLAAFDAGDVVALARPGYPAYANILRALGLAVVDLPTTAEQRFQPTIANLEQVLAEHGRLDGLVVASPNNPTGTMFSAQELQLLAQWCQAHDVRLISDEIYHGIEFDPQRQGHTSWEFSQTSLVVSSFSKYWGMTGWRLGWMIVPDDLLPAVDALASNLALCAPAPAQRAAVAAFTPQSLDEADARVREFARTRQLVLGNFEKLGIEQAAPADGAFYLYGKLAPEILDHFGSASGYCQEVLDNAHVALTPGGDFDPFEGHLFIRLSFAAGYERVAEALERVDAFLRRSLAAS
- the rlmN gene encoding 23S rRNA (adenine(2503)-C(2))-methyltransferase RlmN, whose translation is MTSSDSTTLTAVERKALRTEQAAAQRAQQLRISKSRAEAEGRSQVIPTAEGWKQEMGADGRPELQFSTKRRVSQPPTHLADLTLAERQAELKALGLPAFRAKQLSVHYFQHYTTDPEKMSDLPKERREELVNAMFPKLLTEVKRLETDDGKTIKFLWRLFDGSLVESVLMRYPNRITLCISSQCGCGMNCPFCATGQAGLTRNMSTAEILDQIVQANRVIAEGGLGGQKHPDERVGNIVFMGMGEPLANYKRVMNAVHRMVAEAPEGLGMSARGITVSTVGLVPAIRKLADENVPVTFALSLHAPDDELRDELIPVNSRWKVDEALDAAYDYYVKTGRRVSIEYALIKDMNDHEWRAEMLAKKLNARGRGWAHVNPIPLNPVPGSIWTRSEPDITSKFVRRLDELGVPTTLRDTRGKEIDGACGQLAADGDK